One genomic window of Ziziphus jujuba cultivar Dongzao chromosome 4, ASM3175591v1 includes the following:
- the LOC107415075 gene encoding uncharacterized protein LOC107415075, producing the protein MKESNPTTEPIGHNLVNLISNRCFAVFVLSVLIFTVIAITYQPPDPWLDSASPAMTKIFTQRENATFKNDNSILKTGEDFLLPVDNATLSAAAAPAIAPASSSNPVSDDDVVIEKSDAVIISTNSTSPKLSCDLLERVNCSDPLALVAIKKFNSKVFKSIAFLEYQTPVNGSKPNECDVSWRFRNKKENSWRKYRDFRRFKFGFDDNCGYKVVHASGWHSGINARRSRTRVGNATKGVKVSPPIRDEEINDTIPSLGSEMNFRKGRYLYYSRGGDYCKGMNHYMWSFLCGLGEAMYLNRTFVMDFSVCLSATYNPSNKDEEGKDFRYYFDFEHLKEVASIVEEGEFLRDWKKWDRGHKRKLPVRKVVSYKTTPMQLKKDRNAIIWRQFDAPEPENYWYRVCEGQAAKYIQRPWHALWKSKRLMNIVTEISGRMDWDFDAAHVVRGEKAQNKELWPHLDYDTSPEMLLEKLKGMVQPWRNLYIATNEPFYNYFDKLRSQYKVHLLDDYKELWGSTSEWYNETKLLNDGRPVEFDGYMRVAVDTEVLYRAKKRVETFYDLTKDCKDGINTC; encoded by the coding sequence ATGAAAGAATCGAATCCGACCACCGAGCCCATTGGGCACAACCTCGTTAACCTCATAAGCAACCGCTGCTTCGCAGTGTTCGTGTTGTCGGTCCTCATATTTACTGTGATTGCCATCACCTACCAGCCTCCAGATCCATGGCTCGATTCAGCATCTCCGGCCATGACCAAGATCTTCACGCAACGCGAGAACGCCACCTTCAAAAATGACAACTCAATCCTCAAAACCGGCGAGGATTTTCTTCTCCCCGTTGACAACGCCACCTTATCGGCAGCGGCCGCACCGGCCATTGCGCCGGCTTCTTCGTCTAATCCCGTCTCCGACGACGATGTGGTGATCGAGAAATCCGACGCTGTAATTATCAGTACCAATTCGACAAGCCCGAAATTGAGTTGCGACTTGTTGGAAAGAGTGAACTGTTCGGACCCTCTAGCTCTGGTGGCAATCAAGAAGTTCAATTCGAAGGTGTTCAAGTCCATTGCGTTCCTGGAGTACCAGACTCCGGTAAACGGATCCAAACCCAACGAGTGTGATGTGTCCTGGAGGTTTCGAAACAAAAAGGAGAATTCTTGGAGAAAATACAGGGATTTTAGGAGGTTCAAGTTTGGATTCGACGATAATTGCGGGTACAAAGTGGTCCACGCAAGCGGGTGGCATTCGGGTATCAATGCCCGTCGCTCAAGAACCAGGGTTGGTAATGCCACAAAGGGCGTGAAAGTTTCGCCGCCGATTCGGGACGAGGAGATAAATGACACCATCCCAAGCTTGGGATCGGAGATGAACTTCAGGAAAGGAAGGTACTTGTACTATTCTCGTGGTGGTGATTATTGTAAAGGAATGAATCATTATATGTGGAGTTTCTTGTGTGGTTTGGGTGAGGCCATGTATTTGAATAGGACTTTTGTTATGGATTTTAGTGTGTGTCTCTCTGCAACTTATAATCCTAGCAATAAAGATGAGGAGGGGAAAGATTTCCGATACTATTTCGATTTTGAGCATCTTAAGGAGGTTGCCTCCATTGTTGAGGAGGGTGAATTCTTAAGAGATTGGAAGAAATGGGATCGCGGGCATAAGAGGAAACTTCCGGTTAGGAAGGTTGTGAGCTATAAGACCACCCCCATGCAGCTTAAGAAGGATAGGAATGCCATCATTTGGAGGCAGTTTGATGCCCCTGAGCCTGAGAATTACTGGTACAGGGTCTGTGAAGGACAAGCTGCCAAGTACATTCAAAGACCTTGGCATGCTCTGTGGAAATCCAAGAGGTTGATGAATATTGTTACTGAGATCAGTGGCAGAATGGACTGGGATTTCGATGCTGCTCATGTGGTTCGAGGAGAGAAGGCCCAGAATAAGGAGCTGTGGCCGCATTTAGATTATGATACTTCCCCTGAAATGCTTCTTGAGAAGCTTAAAGGGATGGTTCAGCCATGGAGGAATTTGTATATAGCCACCAATGAACCTTTCTATAATTACTTTGATAAACTAAGGTCTCAGTACAAGGTTCATTTGCTTGATGATTACAAGGAACTGTGGGGAAGTACAAGTGAGTGGTACAATGAGACTAAGCTCTTGAACGATGGTCGACCTGTTGAGTTTGATGGATACATGAGAGTGGCGGTGGATACAGAGGTCCTTTACAGGGCAAAGAAACGAGTGGAAACGTTTTATGATTTGACAAAAGATTGCAAGGATGGAATCAATACTTGCTGA
- the LOC107415076 gene encoding cytokinin riboside 5'-monophosphate phosphoribohydrolase LOG8 isoform X1, protein MGKFRTVCVFCGSNSGHRKIFSDAALDLGRELVARKMDLVYGGGSGGLMGLVSQTVHDGGCHVLGVIPKALIPLEISGSSVGEVIIVSDMHERKAEMARRADAFIALPGGYGTMEELLEMITWSQLGIHNKPVGLLNVDGYYDCLLGVFDKGVEEGFIDPSARSIVIPATTAAELIQRMEEYIPLHDQVAPSQSWNHEQNHNRNF, encoded by the exons ATGGGCAAGTTTAGAACGGTGTGTGTCTTCTGTGGCAGTAATTCAGGGCACAGAAAAATATTCAGTGATGCAGCTCTTGATCTTGGAAGAGAATTG GTAGCGAGGAAGATGGATTTGGTTTATGGAGGAGGGAGTGGAGGACTGATGGGGTTAGTTTCACAAACTGTTCATGATGGTGGATGTCATGTTCTTGG AGTTATTCCAAAAGCGCTTATTCCACTTGAG ATATCGGGAAGCTCAGTGGGAGAAGTTATAATTGTATCGGATATGCATGAAAGAAAAGCTGAGATGGCTCGTCGAGCTGATGCTTTTATTGCACTGCctg GAGGATATGGAACCATGGAGGAGCTGCTTGAGATGATAACTTGGTCACAGCTGGGAATCCATAACAAACCT GTGGGCCTGTTAAATGTTGATGGCTATTATGATTGCTTACTTGGTGTATTCGACAAAGGAGTTGAAGAAGGATTTATTGATCCATCTGCCAGAAGCATTGTCATTCCTGCAACAACTGCTGCAGAGCTGATACAGAGGATGGAG GAATACATACCTCTGCACGATCAAGTGGCACCAAGTCAAAGCTGGAACCATGAACAGAACCACAATAGAAACTTCTAG
- the LOC107415076 gene encoding probable cytokinin riboside 5'-monophosphate phosphoribohydrolase LOGL1 isoform X2 yields the protein MGKFRTVCVFCGSNSGHRKIFSDAALDLGRELVARKMDLVYGGGSGGLMGLVSQTVHDGGCHVLGVIPKALIPLEISGSSVGEVIIVSDMHERKAEMARRADAFIALPGGYGTMEELLEMITWSQLGIHNKPIDFLIKPSKSGTESYGVCGYESVLALQIDSRPNYYSDGHD from the exons ATGGGCAAGTTTAGAACGGTGTGTGTCTTCTGTGGCAGTAATTCAGGGCACAGAAAAATATTCAGTGATGCAGCTCTTGATCTTGGAAGAGAATTG GTAGCGAGGAAGATGGATTTGGTTTATGGAGGAGGGAGTGGAGGACTGATGGGGTTAGTTTCACAAACTGTTCATGATGGTGGATGTCATGTTCTTGG AGTTATTCCAAAAGCGCTTATTCCACTTGAG ATATCGGGAAGCTCAGTGGGAGAAGTTATAATTGTATCGGATATGCATGAAAGAAAAGCTGAGATGGCTCGTCGAGCTGATGCTTTTATTGCACTGCctg GAGGATATGGAACCATGGAGGAGCTGCTTGAGATGATAACTTGGTCACAGCTGGGAATCCATAACAAACCT ATTGATTTCTTAATCAAACCATCAAAATCGGGGACCGAGTCATATGGTGTATGCGGTTATGAGTCAGTTCTGGCCCTTCAAATTGACAGCCGCCCAAATTATTATAGTGACGGCCATGATTAA